Proteins from one Rhizoctonia solani chromosome 5, complete sequence genomic window:
- a CDS encoding metacaspase protein, with protein MAFPLCWTSPASPFKPLGGSPTISLTQDLSPDQSNVDILILECNDVYNILYTLYADVFVGPDPRKIDITCSEKEPAVIARNILFFTLLYEKAAVEQIWNIYYHFKIDESTSALLTAHSRKLADASVALSAWSQSPYSSLIKIVNQDTLDKIHNIWTKYANFPELPNQMLQDIKAKQSKLASAMLKSTGSDQNIRVSRSTTLVWPQSAIEVSDEFKRFWRTGTTNKPSSNEDRLNPAWIYSGKNEEWSVYSTSFPEVFHLVEAFLPDKRDPRKKLPTCLDKARQQFKLACESFQVSLRTEKLTLRFYTGDPLCFSLALQSSSELIPQYIDPWDAKPIDLTHHFSLSPPRQFEIIDATRFIDTHGLWNLIIAIQPLLASTSSILYTEAHTPSDQYAPITFYERICSDLPTFSLISGLVPRAFISEFQSQSNSHEINIFDEEEHEQRVAWVSADPCPPSVPLGVKFSVTDIADALFYIYRGMHFFDDSPEYFEPVPLSRLRVWSQLPYNRETVARIVRHVQSRGQIHLVGGMWEDVANRIIHLVQGNKLTYQDDRHLEDLKLQFQLCDFLPLPNPPTPVGIFAGWSEVPPVVCLVLKIPASANELKVLKDYGESIQPRLTCIIRKSANDNKPQMFSSLHAVWGTLVPSEDAYSIEPDRSGQETNGSSDMIVSFWISSALIAGNETTVSLAFRYTSLSHRLYHRSLGHDLDIFKAQVKDQKHVLVLRSRPMQAPFKQSLPLLPAPPPPSSNATCESRLDVTDPEEKISLAGGAKVSMQLEGPCRLRLSIGDYTHAVSIPFPAKESDIRLRIARKSSYIEAVTTPYQPWYAGGYPPSPFPILSNPPRPWNVHHIPLDKLPLIELSDTEAMETYILPHMALQHSDRERKIMFDPNYVPRDHIHALKVGINILIHDYIGFKFRGPPFEVFALRPVGSGVQMVLLVGGMRSDSSGGTIVLDTAVIPVTNENKSMVLPLLDPIGESGVLIMSVDVQHGEMGAWKQYLAACIERVRTWTHKPECEYQAAGQAPISLQDGEDSICACGNGIGFEGKEWIPPEAPKWQQLLPYATRAGVSPIFSVPYLEIVGGEVFKDTGTLVGIMLKEYGNRVQNELEQPAQGTTDTQVMGEYVPRTSSATRNETTLQSVEQSHLPNVESLTLHETNESELS; from the exons CCCACCATAAGCCTAACCCAAGACCTTAGCCCCGATCAGTCTAATGTCGACATCTTAATTCTTGAGTGTAACGATGTGTACAATATTCTCTACACTTTGTACGCAGACGTGTTTGTTGGGCCTG ACCCTCGCAAGATAGACATAACATGCAGCGAAAAGGAGCCAGCCGTTATAG CCCGCAACATTCTGTTCTTTACTCTGCTTTATGAGAAAGCAGCAGTCGAACAAATATGGAACATATACTATCATTTCAAGATTGACGAATCTACCTCGGCTCTTTTGACGGCTCATTCACGCAAATTGGCTGATGCCTCAGTAGCACTGAGCGCTTGGTCTCAGTCTCCCTACTCATCTCTTATCAAAATTGTCAATCAGGATACTCTAGACAAAATTCACAATATTTGGACAAAGTATGCCAACTTTCCAGAACTTCCTAATCAAATGCTACAAGATATcaaagcaaagcaaagcaagCTCGCCAGTGCAATGCTTAAGAGTACAGGATCTGATCAGAACATACGCGTTTCGCGCTCGACCACACTGGTGTGGCCCCAATCTGCAATTGAGGTATCAGACGAGTTCAAGCGTTTCTGGCGTACAGGTACTACGAATAAGCCATCCAGCAACGAGGATAGGCTGAATCCAGCATGGATATACTCGGGCAAGAACGAGGAGTGGTCTGTTTACTCTACTTCGTTTCCAGAGGTATTCCACTTGGTGGAGGCGTTCCTACCTGACAAACGTGACCCAAGAAAGAAATTACCGACGTGCCTAGATAAAGCCAGGCAGCAGTTTAAGCTAGCATGCGAGTCTTTCCAGGTGTCGCTTCGTACTGAGAAACTTACTCTCCGATTCTATACTGGCGACCCACTGTGTTTTTCCCTTGCTCTACAATCTAGCTCAGAATTAATCCCACAGTATATCGACCCTTgggacgccaaaccaatcgacTTGACCCATCACTTTTCTTTATCTCCTCCACGACAATTCGAAATCATTGATGCTACGCGCTTTATTGATACCCACGGGCTCTGGAATCTAATTATTGCTATTCAACCGCTGCTTGCCTCAACCAGTAGCATTCTCTACACCGAAGCACACACCCCTTCTGATCAATACGCCCCCATCACATTTTATGAACGCATCTGCTCGGATCTCCCGACTTTCAGCCTGATCAGCGGCCTTGTTCCTCGTGCATTTATTTCCGAATTCCAAAGCCAATCCAACTCTCACGAAATAAATatatttgatgaagaagaacatGAACAGCGTGTTGCCTGGGTGTCTGCAGATCCATGCCCTCCATCGGTTCCTCTTGGAGTAAAGTTTAGCGTCACAGATATTGCAGACGCACTCTTTTACATTTATCGGGGAATGCATTTCTTTGACGATAGTCCCGAGTACTTCGAACCTGTCCCCCTCTCCAGATTGCGCGTTTGGTCCCAATTGCCTTATAACCGGGAAACAGTGGCACGCATTGTTCGACACGTGCAGTCTAGAGGCCAAATTCATCTGGTTGGCGGAATGTGGGAGGACGTTGCTAACAGAATCATACACCTGGTTCAAGGTAACAAACTTACCTATCAAGACGACCGACATTTAGAAGATCTCAAACTTCAATTCCAACTATGTGATTTCCTTCCCCTCCCGAATCCACCGACTCCCGTTGGTATATTCGCAGGGTGGAGCGAAGTTCCTCCTGTCGTCTGCCTGGTACTGAAGATCCCGGCGTCAGCTAATGAGTTGAAGGTGCTCAAGGACTATGGTGAATCGATCCAACCGCGTTTGACTTGCATTATCCGGAAGTCCGCCAACGATAACAAGCCGCAAATGTTTTCGTCACTACATGCAGTATGGGGAACCCTTGTGCCTTCGGAAGACGCATACAGTATCGAACCGGACAGATCTGGACAAGAGACCAACGGCTCCTCCGATATGATCGTTTCGTTTTGGATCTCGTCCGCGCTGATTGCAGGGAATGAGACCACTGTTAGTCTGGCTTTCAGGTACACTTCCTTGAGTCACCGTTTATACCACAGGAGTCTCGGTCATGATCTGGATATCTTCAAAGCTCAAGTTAAGGATCAAAAGCATGTGCTCGTTCTTCGCTCTCGGCCTATGCAAGCTCCTTTTAAGCAATCACTACCTCTTCTCCCTGCTCCGCCACCTCCATCTAGCAACGCAACTTGCGAAT CCCGGCTTGATGTTACGGATCCTGAAGAAAAGATTTCCCTTGCAGGAGGAGCGAAGGTTTCCATGCAACTCGAAGGGCCATGTAGGTTACGCCTATCAATTGGTGACTACACACATGCGGTCAGCATCCCATTTCCTGCAAAGGAGTCGGATATCAGACTTAGGATTGCGAGAAAATCTTCTTACATAGAA GCGGTTACGACTCCATACCAACCATGGTACGCGGGAGGCTACCCGCCTAGTCCTTTCCCCATCCTCTCGAATCCGCCCAGACCTTGGAACGTACATCATATTCCGCTCGACAAACTTCCGTTGATCGAACTCTCTGATACTGAGGCTATGGAGACGTATATCCTTCCCCACATGGCTTTACAGCATTCCGATCGCGAGCGTAAGATTATGTTCGACCCTAACTACGTTCCTCGCGACCACATTCATGCACTCAAAGTCGGAATCAACATTCTTATCCATGATTATATCGGTTTCAAGTTCCGAGGGCCGCCTTTTGAGGTCTTTGCTCTTCGGCCGGTGGGCTCGGGAGTTCAGATGGTTCTGCTCGTAGGCGGGATGAGATCAGACTCTTCTGGAGGCACGATCGTACTCGACACGGCCGTTATACCTGTTACCAACGAGAACAAGTCCATGGTTCTGCCACTTCTCGACCCAATAGGCGAGTCGGGTGTGTTAATCATGAGCGTCGACGTACAGCATGGTGAAATGGGGGCATGGAAGCAGTATTTGGCAGCCTGTATAGAGCGTGTTCGAACTTGGACCCACAAGCCCGAGTGCGAATATCAGGCGGCCGGACAAGCCCCGATATCGCTTCAAGACGGCGAGGATTCGATTTGTGCTTGCGGGAATGGTATCGGGTTTGAAGGTAAAGAATGGATCCCTCCTGAAGCACCCAAATGGCAGCAACTTCTGCCTTATGCGACTCGTGCAGGCGTATCACCCATTTTCTCCGTTCCTTATCTGGAGATTGTGGGAGGAGAAGTATTCAAAGATACCGG AACTCTTGTTGGGATCATGCTTAAGGAGTACGGAAACCGCGTCCAGAACGAACTTGAGCAACCGGCACAAGGCACGACTGATACTCAG GTCATGGGTGAATATGTACCAAGGACTAGTTCTGCTACGAGAAATGAAACTACGCTACAATCA GTTGAGCAGTCACATCTCCCAAACGTGGAGTCTCTAACCTTGCACGAGACAAATGAATCAGAACTTTCATAA